A genomic segment from Treponema sp. Marseille-Q3903 encodes:
- a CDS encoding adenylate kinase: protein MNNFIFLGPPGAGKGSLAVKVAEAYKIPHISTGDIFRANIKAQTPLGVKVKAIIDSGSLVSDELTFELVKDRLSQDDCKNGYILDGFPRTIRQAEMLEELAADAKVVNFEIKDEIVIRRLSTRRVCKSCGANYNTLTLKPKKEGVCDKCGGELYQRDDDKQESILHRMDVYREQTEPLINFYKGKGKITNLDAAIETDVLLKEFQKIF from the coding sequence ATGAACAATTTTATTTTTTTGGGACCACCGGGAGCAGGAAAAGGCTCGCTCGCAGTAAAAGTTGCTGAAGCTTACAAAATCCCGCATATTTCTACCGGAGATATTTTTCGTGCAAATATAAAAGCACAGACTCCACTTGGAGTGAAGGTAAAAGCAATCATTGATTCTGGATCTTTAGTAAGCGACGAACTTACTTTTGAGCTTGTAAAAGACAGACTTTCTCAAGATGACTGCAAAAACGGATATATTCTTGACGGATTTCCACGAACAATTCGTCAAGCAGAAATGCTTGAAGAGCTGGCTGCCGACGCTAAAGTTGTAAACTTTGAAATAAAAGATGAAATTGTTATCCGCAGGCTTTCTACGCGACGTGTCTGTAAATCTTGCGGGGCAAACTACAATACTCTCACACTCAAGCCAAAAAAAGAAGGCGTTTGCGACAAATGCGGCGGAGAACTCTATCAGCGTGATGACGACAAACAAGAATCAATTTTGCACAGGATGGACGTTTACCGCGAGCAAACAGAACCGTTGATCAATTTCTACAAAGGAAAAGGAAAGATTACAAACCTCGACGCAGCTATCGAAACAGATGTTTTGCTCAAAGAGTTTCAAAAGATTTTCTAA
- a CDS encoding LemA family protein, producing the protein MKKFPKWIVVVGIIFICILGIFSFYKKTYNSLVAKDETVSASWAEVQNQYQRRLDLIPNLVSTVKGYAKHENDVFTQVSEARSKAGGQINVSDDILNDPDAFARYQQVQDNLGASLQRLLMVTEQYPELKADQNFLALQDQLEGTENRITVSRQRFNEAAKSYNQYVRSFPTNIIANISGFEKKSYFAASAEAQSAPKVEF; encoded by the coding sequence ATGAAAAAATTTCCAAAATGGATTGTTGTTGTCGGTATTATTTTTATTTGTATTTTAGGAATTTTTTCCTTTTACAAAAAAACTTATAATTCACTTGTAGCAAAAGATGAAACTGTTTCCGCATCGTGGGCAGAAGTTCAAAATCAGTATCAGCGCAGACTTGACCTGATTCCAAACCTTGTTTCAACTGTTAAAGGCTATGCAAAGCATGAAAACGATGTTTTTACTCAAGTGAGCGAAGCCCGTTCAAAGGCTGGCGGACAGATAAACGTGAGTGACGATATATTAAATGATCCGGACGCTTTTGCAAGGTATCAGCAAGTGCAGGATAATTTAGGAGCAAGTCTTCAGCGCTTGTTGATGGTTACGGAGCAGTATCCTGAATTGAAAGCAGACCAAAACTTTTTGGCATTGCAGGATCAGCTCGAAGGAACTGAAAACAGAATTACAGTTTCTAGACAGCGATTCAATGAAGCTGCAAAAAGTTACAATCAGTATGTCAGAAGTTTTCCTACAAATATAATCGCAAACATCAGCGGATTTGAAAAAAAATCTTATTTTGCGGCAAGTGCTGAGGCTCAATCAGCTCCAAAGGTTGAATTTTAA
- a CDS encoding TPM domain-containing protein, translated as MKHKSLIKKLSFTENDFERIKKAVADSEAKTTGEIAVAIAPESSHYSFWELLAADCFAAIVLAIMLPFSEKIRNLYEMYYWQLAPGWILPLFFVVSCFAAGTIAFYLCNIPFIDRIVIPKSVRNISVTHRAFRYFTESGIYETAEHSGILVFVSYMKRQVRIVADSGISKKISQDLWDLIADELAENMKKGKVTEAFETAIAKCGELLAENFPNHKENPNEFPDGLVILEDAEW; from the coding sequence ATGAAGCACAAATCTCTGATAAAAAAACTCAGTTTTACCGAAAATGATTTCGAAAGAATAAAAAAAGCAGTAGCTGATTCGGAAGCAAAAACGACAGGCGAGATTGCAGTCGCTATCGCACCTGAAAGTTCTCATTATTCGTTTTGGGAACTTCTTGCAGCCGATTGTTTTGCTGCTATTGTTTTAGCGATTATGCTGCCTTTTTCAGAAAAAATTCGTAATTTATATGAAATGTACTATTGGCAGCTAGCGCCGGGCTGGATTCTTCCGTTGTTTTTTGTGGTAAGTTGTTTTGCGGCTGGGACTATTGCGTTTTATCTGTGCAACATTCCTTTTATTGACCGCATCGTAATTCCAAAATCCGTAAGAAATATAAGCGTTACTCACAGAGCGTTCAGATATTTTACAGAATCAGGGATTTATGAAACTGCCGAGCATTCCGGCATTTTGGTTTTTGTCTCTTATATGAAGCGGCAAGTTCGGATTGTAGCAGATTCCGGAATTTCTAAAAAAATTTCGCAGGATTTGTGGGATCTTATAGCTGATGAACTTGCAGAAAATATGAAAAAAGGAAAAGTGACGGAAGCTTTTGAAACCGCTATTGCAAAATGCGGCGAATTGCTCGCTGAAAATTTTCCGAATCATAAAGAAAATCCGAATGAATTTCCAGATGGACTTGTAATTTTGGAGGATGCAGAATGGTAA
- a CDS encoding YgcG family protein, which translates to MVNKNKIAAFFCAALISASAFALKVPELKGRVNDYANIISQSDEEEISRYLAAVEKQTTAQIVVLTVPSLKGDDIASFGIKVADSWKIGQSGKDNGVILIVAMQEHDVRIETGYGVEDTLTDVKCGLILRNVIIPEFKNGKYSRGILNGVKNIGGVISGDTEIIDDDVLNEKSDDDSLVGAVFMIIWLVFFFIIITSKNGILKWFILSRLFGMNMPRTGRKGGFSSGHSGSSTFRSGGFGSGFGSGGGFSGGGGHFGGGGASGHW; encoded by the coding sequence ATGGTAAATAAAAACAAAATCGCGGCCTTTTTTTGCGCTGCGTTAATCTCCGCATCCGCATTTGCGCTCAAAGTTCCTGAATTGAAAGGTCGGGTCAACGATTATGCAAATATAATCAGCCAGAGCGATGAAGAAGAAATTTCGAGATATCTTGCCGCCGTTGAAAAGCAGACAACAGCTCAGATTGTTGTTTTGACTGTGCCGTCTTTGAAAGGAGATGATATAGCTTCGTTTGGAATCAAAGTTGCAGATTCATGGAAAATCGGTCAGAGCGGAAAAGACAACGGTGTAATTCTAATTGTTGCGATGCAGGAGCATGATGTCCGTATTGAGACTGGTTACGGAGTTGAAGACACTTTGACAGATGTAAAATGCGGGCTCATCTTGCGCAACGTCATCATCCCGGAATTTAAAAATGGAAAATATTCACGCGGCATTTTGAATGGAGTAAAAAATATCGGTGGCGTTATTTCCGGTGATACGGAAATAATAGACGATGATGTTTTGAATGAAAAGTCAGATGATGATTCGCTTGTCGGGGCTGTTTTTATGATTATCTGGCTTGTTTTCTTCTTTATCATAATCACTTCAAAAAATGGAATACTCAAGTGGTTTATCCTATCAAGGCTCTTTGGAATGAATATGCCTCGCACAGGTCGAAAAGGCGGCTTTAGTTCCGGTCACTCTGGAAGCTCAACTTTCCGAAGCGGTGGTTTTGGAAGCGGATTCGGGAGCGGCGGCGGATTTTCAGGTGGCGGCGGTCATTTTGGAGGAGGCGGAGCGAGCGGTCACTGGTGA
- a CDS encoding O-methyltransferase, which produces MDQLLSIKAYANREAVPIMQDEGCDFICNYIKKHNVKSILEIGTAIGYSSIRFASIEDDIHVTTIELDIDRYLRAVENFNASGFADRITAIHGDALTQEFEQKFDLIFIDAAKAQYTKFFEKYKKNLSENGVIISDNLSFHGMVDDITLTHNYSTKKLVRKIQKYVQFLKENQEFETEFFEIGDRIGVSRRK; this is translated from the coding sequence ATGGACCAGTTACTTTCAATTAAGGCATACGCAAACCGCGAAGCCGTCCCGATAATGCAAGACGAAGGCTGCGATTTTATCTGCAATTACATAAAGAAACACAATGTAAAATCAATCTTGGAAATCGGAACAGCAATCGGCTATTCTTCTATAAGGTTTGCAAGTATTGAAGATGACATCCACGTCACTACAATTGAGCTCGACATAGACAGATATCTGAGAGCCGTTGAAAATTTCAATGCAAGTGGATTTGCCGACAGAATCACGGCGATTCATGGCGATGCTTTAACTCAAGAATTTGAACAAAAATTCGACCTCATCTTTATAGACGCAGCGAAAGCTCAATACACAAAATTCTTTGAAAAATACAAAAAAAATCTTTCCGAAAATGGAGTCATCATCAGCGATAACCTTTCTTTTCATGGAATGGTAGATGACATCACCCTGACCCACAATTACAGCACAAAAAAGCTCGTGAGAAAAATTCAAAAATATGTGCAATTTTTAAAGGAAAACCAGGAGTTTGAAACTGAGTTTTTTGAAATAGGTGACAGAATCGGAGTCAGCCGGAGAAAGTAA
- a CDS encoding prephenate dehydrogenase: MIFGIVGLGIMGGSIAKAIRSNIANKHSGGLSDVKIYALDENNDSLCAALNQGVIDKSFSPAQTKEMLGLCDFVFICLYPNATLDFLKECKSDFKDGSTVTDISGVKQNLSKNYEKICPSNAYLILAHPMAGGEKEGFAASKSEYFKNHNYIIIKKHASILSKPISYQNGYDDAEKQFETIIKMMGFSRITKTDSDTHDNKIGFTSQLCHVVASAMVESAGDSAITSFGGGSFEDLTRIAMINAPLWTELFLSNKEKLLKHIDTFKNHLDDIEKLIECNDAKGLESYLQDVRNKRIEMQRN, translated from the coding sequence ATGATTTTTGGAATAGTCGGGCTTGGAATTATGGGCGGTTCAATTGCAAAAGCAATCCGTTCAAACATTGCAAACAAACACTCAGGCGGTCTGTCTGATGTCAAAATTTATGCGCTTGATGAAAACAACGATTCTCTTTGTGCTGCTCTAAATCAAGGAGTTATAGATAAATCGTTTTCGCCGGCGCAGACAAAAGAAATGCTTGGATTGTGCGATTTTGTTTTCATCTGCCTTTATCCGAATGCCACGCTCGATTTTCTAAAAGAATGCAAGTCTGATTTTAAAGACGGCTCCACCGTAACAGACATCAGTGGGGTAAAACAAAATCTCTCTAAAAACTATGAAAAAATCTGTCCTTCCAACGCTTATCTTATTTTAGCTCACCCGATGGCAGGAGGCGAAAAAGAAGGATTTGCAGCTTCTAAATCAGAATATTTTAAAAACCACAATTACATAATCATAAAAAAACACGCAAGCATACTTTCAAAACCGATATCATATCAAAACGGATATGACGACGCAGAAAAGCAGTTTGAGACAATAATAAAAATGATGGGATTTTCGAGAATTACGAAAACCGATTCCGATACTCACGACAACAAGATAGGATTTACTTCACAACTTTGCCACGTGGTCGCATCTGCAATGGTCGAAAGTGCAGGAGATTCCGCAATCACATCTTTTGGAGGCGGAAGTTTTGAAGATTTAACTAGAATTGCGATGATAAACGCCCCTCTTTGGACTGAGCTGTTTTTGAGCAATAAAGAAAAGCTTTTAAAACACATCGATACGTTCAAAAATCACCTTGACGATATTGAAAAGCTGATTGAATGCAATGACGCTAAAGGGTTGGAATCTTATCTGCAAGACGTACGCAACAAACGAATTGAAATGCAGAGGAATTAA
- the aroF gene encoding 3-deoxy-7-phosphoheptulonate synthase, with product MVITLKQGTTDKQMAEFIDSWKQKGFGVHVSKGENLTILGLLGDTSSLDTEMVSANPYVDTVQRVSAPYKMASRTFHPKNSIINVGDTSFGNGTIPVIAGPCSVETEEQVISIAKDVKSAGAKLLRGGAFKPRTSPYSFQGLGEKGLQFLISAKKETGLPVVTELMDIRQLKYFDDVDVIQIGARNMQNFDLLKEMGKTGKPILLKRGMAATVKELLMSAEYIMASGNENVILCERGIRTFDSYTRNCLDVSIVPYLHKISHLPIIIDPSHACGQRWMVSDLAKAAVACNTDGLIIEVHNDPEKALCDGEQSLHPAEFAALMKVLPQIAQINGRTI from the coding sequence ATGGTCATTACATTAAAACAAGGAACTACAGACAAGCAGATGGCTGAGTTCATTGACTCATGGAAACAAAAAGGTTTTGGTGTACATGTGTCAAAAGGTGAAAATCTTACAATTCTGGGACTTCTTGGAGACACAAGTTCTCTAGATACGGAAATGGTAAGTGCAAATCCTTATGTCGACACAGTACAGCGGGTGTCTGCTCCTTATAAAATGGCAAGCAGAACATTCCATCCTAAAAATTCAATTATCAATGTGGGAGATACATCGTTTGGAAACGGGACAATCCCTGTGATTGCCGGTCCTTGTTCCGTAGAAACTGAAGAACAAGTTATTTCTATCGCAAAGGATGTAAAAAGTGCAGGTGCTAAGCTTCTACGCGGAGGAGCTTTTAAGCCTCGCACATCTCCTTACAGTTTTCAAGGGCTTGGTGAAAAAGGGCTGCAATTTCTGATATCCGCAAAAAAAGAAACAGGTCTTCCTGTCGTGACAGAGCTGATGGACATCCGTCAGCTAAAATACTTTGATGATGTTGATGTGATTCAAATTGGTGCCCGCAACATGCAAAATTTCGACCTCCTTAAAGAGATGGGAAAGACAGGCAAACCGATACTTTTAAAACGAGGAATGGCTGCAACTGTAAAAGAATTACTGATGTCAGCTGAATACATAATGGCTAGCGGCAACGAAAACGTAATCCTTTGTGAACGCGGAATCAGGACTTTCGACAGCTATACACGCAACTGCCTCGACGTCAGCATAGTTCCTTACCTTCACAAAATCAGTCACCTTCCAATCATAATTGACCCAAGCCATGCATGCGGCCAGAGATGGATGGTCAGCGATCTTGCAAAAGCAGCTGTAGCATGCAATACAGACGGCCTTATAATAGAAGTTCACAACGACCCTGAAAAAGCGCTTTGTGACGGAGAACAATCTCTTCACCCGGCAGAGTTTGCCGCCCTGATGAAAGTTTTGCCACAAATTGCACAGATTAACGGCAGAACAATATGA
- the tsaD gene encoding tRNA (adenosine(37)-N6)-threonylcarbamoyltransferase complex transferase subunit TsaD — MKVLGIESSCDETACAIVEDGRTILSNVVATQIPFHKIYKGVVPEIASRKHAEWILPVVRQALKEANLTLDDVDAIAATDKPGLMGSLLVGFTFGKTLAWATEKPFIAVNHMLGHLYAAQLQEHVEYPFLGLLVSGGHTIICKVNGFDDLEILGSTVDDSVGEAFDKVAKFYGLGYPGGVIIDNLAKQGDPKAARFPVPKLDEKEHRYDVSFSGLKTAVIHQCDLFWQPGYQHSKENMCASFQETAIKTLIEKLLRAVDDTGLKTVVCGGGVAANSRLRSILAERTDINCIFPPLKLCGDNGAMIAGVAYHFLQRGDRTNWNAVTCARIPQFKRGLAQVRH, encoded by the coding sequence ATGAAAGTTTTAGGTATAGAATCATCTTGTGACGAAACTGCGTGTGCGATTGTAGAAGATGGACGCACGATTTTAAGCAATGTCGTCGCCACACAAATTCCCTTTCATAAGATTTACAAAGGCGTTGTTCCTGAAATCGCAAGCCGAAAACATGCTGAATGGATTTTGCCTGTAGTTCGTCAGGCGCTTAAAGAGGCGAATTTGACGCTCGATGATGTAGATGCAATTGCTGCAACAGACAAACCCGGTCTTATGGGGTCTTTACTTGTCGGTTTTACATTTGGAAAAACTCTCGCGTGGGCGACAGAAAAGCCGTTTATCGCTGTAAATCACATGCTCGGTCACCTGTATGCCGCCCAACTTCAAGAACATGTTGAGTATCCGTTTTTAGGTTTGCTTGTAAGCGGCGGGCACACGATTATCTGTAAAGTCAACGGTTTTGATGATTTGGAAATTCTCGGAAGCACTGTTGACGATTCAGTCGGGGAAGCGTTCGATAAAGTTGCAAAATTCTATGGACTTGGATATCCGGGGGGCGTTATAATCGACAACCTTGCAAAACAAGGCGATCCGAAAGCGGCTCGTTTCCCAGTCCCAAAACTTGACGAAAAAGAACACCGCTACGATGTTTCATTCAGCGGATTAAAAACTGCTGTCATCCATCAGTGCGATTTATTCTGGCAACCTGGTTATCAGCACAGTAAAGAAAATATGTGCGCATCTTTTCAGGAAACAGCAATCAAAACATTAATAGAAAAATTACTCCGTGCGGTAGATGATACGGGACTTAAAACAGTTGTATGCGGAGGCGGTGTCGCAGCTAATTCAAGATTGCGTTCAATACTTGCAGAACGCACAGATATCAACTGCATATTTCCACCATTAAAACTATGCGGAGATAACGGCGCAATGATTGCCGGTGTCGCTTATCATTTTTTGCAACGTGGAGACAGAACAAACTGGAATGCCGTCACTTGTGCAAGAATTCCACAATTCAAACGCGGACTAGCTCAGGTAAGACACTAA
- a CDS encoding divergent polysaccharide deacetylase family protein, with protein sequence MPQKTQKNVKSSAKKPTKKSSGTSKKTAKRRIKPKVFIPAYKIIIFCSVIITICMSLLLVTTFPNLLQKENVFNVERKVEKQAENTEKQDEKVNKNDAKIEGAEKKEEQKIKTQPKQESQPQLEPQSKPKQQKRQEKSPEQKKDKKLEKKPEQKEPSLKVTSLPPKSNYDFPQAENGAQLIFVFDDGGHSVTNLNKFLELPFPITVAVLPKLVLSKVSADKIRASGNELMLHQPMQAVNPKVNPGPGAIKPEMSDDEVKSILFQNVSEIGPIAGFNNHEGSAITADAEKMAVIMKFASQEGIYFLDSRTSVETKVPYVAREMGYSYFERNIFLDNEKTDEYAMEELKKGLAIANKNGSVIMIGHVWSADFLPSLLKDVYPKLKEKGYTFSVVSKSKARKH encoded by the coding sequence ATGCCGCAAAAAACGCAAAAAAATGTAAAATCATCAGCAAAAAAACCGACGAAAAAATCTTCCGGCACATCAAAAAAAACAGCCAAAAGAAGAATTAAGCCGAAAGTTTTCATTCCCGCATATAAAATAATAATCTTCTGTTCGGTTATCATCACAATATGCATGTCGCTTTTACTTGTTACGACATTCCCGAATTTATTGCAAAAAGAAAACGTATTTAATGTTGAAAGAAAAGTAGAAAAACAGGCGGAAAATACGGAAAAGCAAGATGAAAAAGTCAACAAAAATGATGCAAAAATCGAGGGCGCTGAAAAAAAAGAAGAGCAAAAGATAAAAACGCAGCCAAAGCAGGAATCTCAACCGCAATTAGAACCGCAATCTAAGCCTAAACAGCAAAAGCGACAGGAAAAGTCGCCGGAACAGAAAAAAGACAAAAAGCTTGAAAAGAAGCCCGAACAGAAAGAGCCTTCGCTTAAAGTCACTTCTTTGCCGCCAAAATCGAACTATGATTTCCCGCAAGCTGAAAATGGCGCCCAGCTTATATTTGTGTTTGATGACGGCGGACACAGCGTAACCAATCTCAATAAATTTCTTGAGCTTCCGTTTCCAATCACAGTCGCGGTTTTGCCGAAACTAGTTTTATCAAAAGTATCAGCGGATAAAATCAGGGCATCGGGAAACGAACTTATGCTCCACCAGCCTATGCAGGCAGTAAACCCAAAAGTAAACCCAGGACCCGGCGCAATCAAACCGGAAATGTCGGACGATGAAGTAAAATCTATTCTGTTCCAAAACGTTTCTGAAATAGGACCGATTGCAGGGTTCAACAACCATGAAGGTTCTGCGATTACGGCTGACGCAGAAAAAATGGCTGTAATAATGAAATTCGCTTCACAGGAAGGTATATATTTTCTGGACAGCAGGACAAGCGTTGAAACAAAAGTACCGTACGTCGCCCGTGAGATGGGCTATTCGTACTTTGAGCGAAACATTTTCCTTGACAATGAAAAAACAGATGAATACGCTATGGAAGAACTTAAAAAAGGGCTTGCTATTGCCAATAAAAACGGAAGCGTTATAATGATAGGCCATGTGTGGAGTGCAGATTTTCTTCCGTCACTGTTGAAAGATGTTTATCCTAAACTCAAGGAAAAAGGCTACACATTCAGCGTAGTCAGTAAAAGCAAAGCACGTAAACATTGA
- the thrH gene encoding bifunctional phosphoserine phosphatase/homoserine phosphotransferase ThrH has protein sequence MIITCLDLEGVLVPEIWIAFSDAVGIPELRRTTRDEPDYDKLMKYRIDILRKHGLGLNQIQQTIEKIDPLPGAKKFLDELRSCCQTIILSDTFSQFAAPLMKKLGQPTIFCNSLEVSESGEITGYKMRCEKSKYTTVKALQSIGFETIASGDSFNDLGMIEASKAGFLFRSTEKIIKEYPQYPAFTEYSELLAAIKKYL, from the coding sequence ATGATTATTACATGTCTTGATCTTGAAGGCGTTCTTGTACCGGAAATTTGGATAGCTTTTTCAGATGCAGTCGGAATTCCCGAATTGAGAAGAACGACACGTGATGAACCTGACTACGATAAACTGATGAAATACAGAATTGACATTTTAAGAAAACACGGGCTCGGGTTAAATCAGATACAACAGACAATCGAAAAAATAGATCCGTTGCCGGGCGCAAAAAAGTTTCTGGACGAGCTCCGTTCATGCTGCCAGACAATTATTTTGAGCGACACATTCAGTCAGTTTGCAGCTCCTCTTATGAAAAAACTTGGTCAACCTACAATCTTCTGCAATTCACTCGAAGTGTCGGAAAGCGGTGAAATTACAGGATATAAAATGCGGTGTGAAAAAAGCAAATATACAACTGTAAAAGCGCTACAGTCTATCGGGTTTGAAACGATCGCTTCCGGCGACAGTTTTAATGACTTGGGAATGATCGAGGCTTCTAAAGCAGGATTTTTGTTCCGTTCAACGGAAAAAATCATAAAGGAATATCCACAATATCCTGCATTTACAGAATACTCTGAATTGTTGGCTGCAATAAAAAAGTATCTTTAA
- a CDS encoding thiamine ABC transporter substrate binding subunit, whose translation MNKHHTLIFFSTLLLLVCSTLFGCKKSSVSSERLSQLIVYTYNSFSGEWGSGPEIARLFEEKSGIKVVYTDCGDSVQILSKAILEKNDPYADVVVGLDNNLVQKAQSSGVLEKYKPSDISSLEDGLENQLGGNWILTPYDYSPFAIIWNSSSGVPAPESFEDLTKDIYRKKLILMDARTSTLGVGFEAWVNKVYGDKADDYIKRLQPSILTVAPSWSTGYGMFTRGEAPLVISYTTSEAYHVEYGEGDFRKALEFTDGHILQIEGAGIIKNCKNSDAAKKFIDFLISEEAQNIIPLTQWMYPANKNVKLPECYSKVIKPKILR comes from the coding sequence ATGAACAAACATCATACTCTTATATTTTTTTCAACATTATTGTTATTGGTTTGCAGCACATTGTTCGGCTGTAAAAAAAGCAGCGTCAGCAGCGAAAGACTTTCTCAGCTGATAGTTTACACTTATAACTCTTTCAGCGGCGAATGGGGCTCCGGTCCTGAAATCGCACGGCTTTTTGAAGAAAAGAGCGGCATCAAAGTTGTTTATACAGACTGCGGCGACAGCGTCCAGATTCTTTCAAAAGCAATCCTCGAAAAAAACGATCCTTATGCAGATGTTGTTGTCGGGTTAGATAACAACCTTGTCCAAAAAGCACAATCGAGCGGAGTTCTCGAAAAGTATAAACCGTCAGATATATCTTCTCTCGAAGATGGGCTTGAGAATCAGCTCGGCGGAAACTGGATTTTGACTCCGTACGATTACAGCCCGTTTGCAATAATCTGGAATTCCTCTTCCGGTGTACCGGCTCCTGAAAGTTTTGAAGATTTGACAAAAGACATCTACAGAAAAAAACTCATCTTGATGGACGCTCGCACAAGCACGCTCGGAGTGGGATTTGAAGCTTGGGTAAATAAAGTTTATGGTGACAAAGCTGATGACTATATTAAGCGGCTACAACCTTCTATTTTGACTGTTGCGCCAAGCTGGAGTACGGGTTACGGTATGTTCACAAGAGGCGAAGCGCCTCTCGTAATAAGCTACACGACAAGCGAAGCGTATCACGTTGAATATGGTGAAGGCGATTTTAGAAAAGCTCTTGAGTTTACAGATGGGCACATTTTGCAGATAGAAGGAGCCGGTATTATCAAAAACTGCAAAAATTCTGACGCTGCTAAAAAATTTATAGATTTTCTTATCAGCGAAGAAGCGCAAAATATCATACCGCTGACACAATGGATGTACCCGGCAAACAAAAATGTAAAATTGCCGGAATGCTATTCAAAAGTGATAAAGCCTAAAATTTTAAGATAA
- a CDS encoding iron ABC transporter permease, translating into MFQIYFYTLKIAVFSTLIAAVIGLITSFFTANRKFYGRRLLLSLSAIPLCIPPLIVALGYVGFWGVNGFVNKLFGTNFSFLYSTLGIVIAQGFYNFPLVTGIVTDAWQKLPSEQASAASLLGANRCRVFFTVTLHQLSGAIAAACIPVFLFSFFSFMIVMLFSPPGQSTLEVEIYHSIRSTLDICSGAKLAVMETSTALGIVALYSFIIRKSQSSSAGIDFVVQPEKRLGREIFIFIPIICMILIFFAFPFISVFVSGLASVTKLFASPTFWSAARNSVLTGFCTGFLCTFLAFFYSLFIKLSRRQGNFILQTLPIIPMAISSVVISWGASLIFRKGNVFMLIALQTLLYWPVAYRHVQSGINRLTPETDMAAAILSRGLFDSILRVYIPECMPILLSSFGFCFAMSLGDATIPLVLSIRGFSTLALYTYNLAGAYRFNQACACGGIVALISMIIFFTKRGSR; encoded by the coding sequence ATGTTTCAGATTTACTTTTACACATTGAAGATTGCTGTATTCTCAACATTGATCGCTGCTGTGATTGGACTCATAACATCTTTTTTTACCGCAAATCGCAAATTTTACGGCAGAAGATTGTTGTTGTCATTGTCAGCAATCCCATTATGCATTCCGCCTCTGATTGTCGCACTTGGATATGTCGGCTTTTGGGGAGTCAACGGTTTTGTGAACAAATTGTTTGGCACAAATTTTTCATTTTTGTATTCAACTTTAGGGATTGTTATTGCTCAAGGATTTTACAATTTTCCGCTTGTCACAGGAATTGTTACCGATGCATGGCAAAAACTTCCGTCTGAACAAGCTTCAGCGGCTAGCCTGCTCGGTGCAAACAGGTGCCGCGTATTTTTCACTGTGACATTGCATCAACTTTCTGGGGCAATCGCCGCAGCGTGCATCCCGGTTTTTCTGTTCAGTTTTTTTAGTTTTATGATAGTGATGCTTTTTTCACCGCCGGGGCAATCTACACTTGAAGTTGAAATTTATCATTCAATCAGAAGTACGCTCGACATCTGTTCTGGGGCAAAACTTGCCGTGATGGAAACTTCGACAGCTCTTGGGATTGTCGCTCTGTACAGTTTTATAATCAGAAAAAGTCAGTCATCTTCAGCCGGAATAGATTTTGTTGTCCAGCCGGAAAAGCGGCTGGGCAGAGAAATCTTTATCTTTATACCGATAATCTGTATGATTTTGATTTTTTTTGCATTTCCGTTTATTTCGGTTTTTGTTTCCGGACTTGCAAGCGTGACGAAATTGTTTGCTAGTCCAACTTTTTGGAGCGCTGCGCGGAACTCGGTTTTGACAGGTTTTTGCACAGGTTTTTTATGCACCTTTCTTGCTTTTTTTTATTCACTTTTTATCAAGCTCAGCCGCCGTCAAGGAAACTTCATCCTTCAAACGCTTCCCATAATTCCAATGGCAATTTCGTCAGTTGTGATTTCTTGGGGTGCGAGTTTAATCTTCCGTAAAGGGAACGTATTTATGCTCATCGCTCTTCAAACTCTTTTGTATTGGCCTGTTGCTTACAGACATGTTCAAAGTGGAATAAACAGGCTCACTCCTGAAACCGATATGGCCGCCGCCATTCTTTCTCGCGGACTATTTGATTCAATCTTGCGCGTTTACATTCCCGAATGTATGCCGATTCTCCTGTCGTCTTTCGGATTTTGTTTTGCGATGAGCCTTGGAGATGCGACAATTCCCCTTGTCCTTTCAATTCGAGGATTTTCTACTCTTGCGCTGTATACTTACAATCTTGCAGGGGCATACAGATTCAATCAGGCGTGCGCTTGCGGTGGGATAGTTGCTCTGATAAGCATGATAATTTTTTTTACAAAGAGGGGTTCAAGATGA